AAGGGGTTTAGCTACTGCCCCTGAttccttttctttttcttggaGTTTTTGTTCAGTCTCTTGCTGTCGCTTCTCCTGGGCCCGAGTAGTGACGAGGAAGGCGTCCTCTTCATTTTGGTCTGTAGTGCCATTAATGAGAGATAATAGTCCGGGGATATCTCGGCCAAGTAAGACTGGTACCGGGAGAGTGTTGGAGATTCCAGCTCGCACCAGAAATTCTTTTGACCCTGTGGATACTTTGATATCTGCAAGGGGGTAAGTGACAGCATCACCATGAGCACATCTAATTGTAACTTCACCCTCCATCCTAATAGAGGGTGGCAGGAGGTCGGACCGGACCAGCGTCCTGGTAGCTCCAGTGTCCAAAATCAAATTTGAAACGGGCTTTCCTTCCACGAGACCTCGTCGGATGATCCTTTCGTTGGGGTTGAAGGACGTCAAAGTAGCGTTTCGTTCATCACAAAACAGATTTGGGTTGCTAGGGCACTTGTTAGCGAAGTGTCCCTTCTTTTGGCAGTTGAAACAGGTTGGTTCTCGTCTTGGTACAAAGGTATTCTCCTGTCTTGGCTTGGGGCAGTCTCGGGCCCAGTGACCTAGTAGTCCACATCTAGGGCAATTTCCTGGGGGTGTCTTTTCGCTCTTAGTAAATTTACGCTCCATGGTGCGGTGAGCCTGGATGTAGTCCTCAGCAAACTGAGCTGCTTCCCCACTGGTCTCTGGCTTTCGTTCACTTACATGGAGGCGTACATCCTCGGGAAGACCTTCTAAAAATTGTTCTCTGACCATGAGGTCGATCACTTGGGCGATGTCAGTACAGTCTCTTGTCCATCTGGTTGCTAAGTCTGTGAGTCGGGTGACCAACTCTTTAGGCGATTCTCCAGTGTTCATCTTCTGTGATCTGAATTGTTGCCGGTATGTTTCCTCATTGATATCGTATCTCCGCAGTATCGCGTTCTTCAACTGGTCATAGTCATTGGCTGTATCAGCCGCCATAGCTACATAAGCCTGCTGTGCCTTGCCAGTTAATTGAGGTGCAAGTAGGCATGTCCATCTTGACTTGTCCACTTCGTATGCTCCCATGCTACGTTCGAAGGTGATGAGAAAAGCCTCGATATCATCTGCATCTAAGAGACGACTCTGTCACGATATTTAGCATTACATCATCTTTTGTACTCAGTGACCTCGCCTCGTGTTGATATACATTGGCTAAAGTGAAACTGACTAGCTAGTTGCAGTAAACTATATATGCTCGTTACATGGTGGCAGCGGCGGGATCAACTACAAAGAAATGGCAACAGGTGGTTATATATTACCACCTCCACAAACTCTGGAAATACATGACACCCAAGCAGCAGAAAAATGGAAAAAATTCAAACGAGCATGGACTAACTATGCACTAGCAACGGAGCTAAACACCAAATCAGAGGCAGTTCAGGTGGCAACTCTACTCACTGTAATTGGAGAAGAAGCTCGCGAAGTATTCTCCACGTTCACAGACTGGGTAGATGATGACGAGGCCAAGATACTACCAGTGCTGGCCAAATTTGAACAGTATTGTCAGCCCCGGAAAAACACTCCTTTTGAGAGGTATAGATTCAACCGTCGGTCCCAAGAACAAGGTGAATCATATGATCAGTACAGAACAGCCCTGAGAAAGCTAGGAGAAAGCTGTGAGTTCCAGACTATCACTCCAGACGAGATACTAAGAGACAGATTGGTCTTCGGGATCCGAGATCCAAAAGTACGAGAGCGATTATTGCGAGAGTCTAACCTAACGTTGGGGAAAACCGATGAAATATGCCGTGCCGCAGAGAGCATGATGATGCAGATGAAAGAAGTGGACGGAAACTCAGGAGCCACTATATGTGCAGTCAAGTCAGAAGTCGAACGAACGAACCAAGAGGGCCGCAGTGGCCGAGAATGTTGGAATTGCGGTAGAAAACATGAATTCAACAAGAAAGAACTATGTCCAGCCTATGGTAAAACGTGCAATAAGTGCCGTAAACCAAACCACTTTGCAGTGAAATGCAGAAGTAGGCAAACTCTGAAGGAAGTCAAAACATTAGACGAGCAAGAGGAAATCTTGCAAACAGGAGTGCCAGGAACAGGCATAGATGACTCTCAGTTGGTCACACTCAAACTAGAGAGCGGAAACTGCTTACGCTTCCAGGTGGATACGGGAGCGCAGTGCAATGTAGTCCCGTTAGACTTATACAAGAAAGCAACAAAAGACCACAACCTAAGAAATGTCAAATCCACCAGTCAGAAGATCATTGCGTATGGAGGTACTCAAATTCCCGTGTACGGTATTGCTACCATCGAAGTCTCACGTGGAAGTTCCAAGTACAAGCTAGCCTGCAAACTAGTCAATAAGACGAATTACCCGACCATTACTAGGAAGGAAAGCTTGTGTGGGCATGAAAATTgtcgcataattatttggacAACGATGGCCTCAACAAACCAGTTACAGGAGATGCCACGGTGTTCTCAGTAAACGAGAAAGGCAGCCCTTTGGACCAAGACACTATCCTAAAAAAACACCCCAAAAGTTTTGGTGAAGGAGTGGGGTTAGTAGCAGGAGAGTACCACATCCGGCTCGATAAAACGATGGACCCTGTGCAACACCCTTCCAGAAGAGTTCCAGTTGCATTGAGAGGTCGCTTACAAGAGACACTCGACGTCCTAGTCCAGCAAGACATAATAGCCCCTGTGACAGAGCCCACTCCCTGGATCAGCTCGTTGGTGGTTCGGACCATGAAAGATGGAAAGCTACGTTTGTGTTTGGATCCAAAGGAACTAAACAATGCTATTCAGCGGGAGCACTACCCGTTACCCACCATTGAAGAGATTGCAACTCGTCTCCATGGGGCAAAGTTCTTCACGGTTTTGGATGCAAGAAACGGGTTTTGGCATGTGGCATTGGACATGCCATCGTCTCTACTCACCACGTTCAACACTCCATTTGGGAGATATCGGTGGAAACGAATGCCATTTGGGATTTGTTCGGCCCCAGAAGTTTTCCAGCGGAAAATGCACGAGATAATTGAGGGGCTGGAGGGAGTGGAAGTTGTGGCTGATGATTTCGTCGTAGTGGGTTACGGGGACACGACTGAAGCCGCCATCCTAGATCATGACAAACATCTAGAAGCTTTTTTGAATCGATGCGAAGAGCGAAACTTGAAACTGAACGACAAAAAGATCAAGTTGAGGCTAACAGAAGTACCTTTTATTGGTCATGTGGCCACGGCTGACGGGTTGTGTGTGGATCCCCACAAAGTGAAGGCCATCCAAGAAATGCCTCCTCCTTCTGACGTTGCCGGAGTGCAGCGTCTATTAGGACTTGCACAGTATTTGGGCAAGTTCCTGCCTCACTTGTCAGACATCACAAAACAATTGAGAGATTTGACCAGGAAAGACAGCGAATGGACGTGGGATCAGGCACAACGAAATGCTTTAGAGTCATTGAAGAAAGCCGTATCCAGTGCACCAGTCTTGCGGTACTACAATCTGGAAGATGAAGTGACACTACAATGTGATGCCTCACAATCTGGCCTTGGAGCTGCCCTACTTCAAGATGGTCAGCCGGTAGCATATGCATCAAGAGCACTTACCGAAACAGAGACCAGGTATGCTCAAATAGAAAAAGGATTGCTAGCAATTGTATTTGCTTGCGATCATTTCGAGGCGTACATCTACGGTCGAGAACAAGTTAATATCGAAACAGACCATCAGCCATTGGTATCGATCATTACCAAGCCGTTAAACAAAGCACCAGATAGGCTTCAACGAATGTTACTTCGGTTACAAAAATATAGCCTCCGGTTGAAGTATAAGAAAGGCCCGGAGATGTATTTGGCGGACACACTGAGCAGAGCATACCTACCAGAAGTCAATGTGTGCGAGTTCATCCAGAAACTAGAGGAAGTGGATCACACATCCACATTGGCCATTCCTGCTGACAGAATAGAACGTTTGAAGCAAGCATCGTCGGAGGATCCCGTTTTGGACGTGTTGCGACTCACCATTTTAAAAGGTTGGCCCGAAACGAAATCGGAGGTACC
This is a stretch of genomic DNA from Halichondria panicea chromosome 1, odHalPani1.1, whole genome shotgun sequence. It encodes these proteins:
- the LOC135342714 gene encoding uncharacterized protein LOC135342714; translation: MATGGYILPPPQTLEIHDTQAAEKWKKFKRAWTNYALATELNTKSEAVQVATLLTVIGEEAREVFSTFTDWVDDDEAKILPVLAKFEQYCQPRKNTPFERYRFNRRSQEQGESYDQYRTALRKLGESCEFQTITPDEILRDRLVFGIRDPKVRERLLRESNLTLGKTDEICRAAESMMMQMKEVDGNSGATICAVKSEVERTNQEGRSGRECWNCGRKHEFNKKELCPAYGKTCNKCRKPNHFAVKCRSRQTLKEVKTLDEQEEILQTGVPGTGIDDSQLVTLKLESGNCLRFQVDTGAQCNVVPLDLYKKATKDHNLRNVKSTSQKIIAYGGTQIPVYGIATIEVSRGSSKYKLACKLVNKTNYPTITRKES